A genomic segment from Triticum dicoccoides isolate Atlit2015 ecotype Zavitan chromosome 1A, WEW_v2.0, whole genome shotgun sequence encodes:
- the LOC119271131 gene encoding heavy metal-associated isoprenylated plant protein 39-like, producing MAAQKVVLRVPTMTDDKAKQKAIEAVADIYGIDSIVADLKDNKMIIIGEMDTVAIAKKLKKVGKIDIVSVGPAKEEKKEEKKEEKKEEKKEEKKEEKKEEKKEEKK from the exons ATGGCGGCCCAG AAGGTGGTGCTCAGGGTCCCGACCATGACCGACGACAAGGCCAAGCAGAAGGCCATCGAAGCGGTCGCGGATATCTACG GCATTGATTCCATAGTTGCGGATCTGAAGGACAATAAGATGATCATCATAGGCGAGATGGACACTGTGGCAATCGCAAAGAAATTAAAGAAGGTTGGGAAGATTGACATTGTGTCCGTTGGACCtgcaaaggaagaaaagaaagaagagaagaaagaagaaaagaaagaggagaaaaaagaggaaaagaaagaagagaagaaagaggagaagaaagaggagaaAAAATGA